Proteins encoded in a region of the Acipenser ruthenus chromosome 43, fAciRut3.2 maternal haplotype, whole genome shotgun sequence genome:
- the LOC131709427 gene encoding hypoxia-inducible factor 1-alpha-like isoform X4, whose product MFTELALQLPLPHSTALHLDKASIVRLTLSYLRLRALLDTAGAGDRKADSEDRDTVLGASIEGFLLLISQSGHIVYTSEAVASHVGIHQMELIGQSVFEFIHPCDQDEMNEALNSKQEPSVVGRRRDCDFFLRMKCTLTNQGRTVNLKSASWKVLHCTGHLKLPCPSQTPYGTPKGCLVLLCEPVPVPSSSDCSLNPNTFLTRHSMDMSFTYCHPRVKDLLGYEEGELLGRSVYEFCHAVDTDHVRRTHHSLLSKGQSSTGLYRLLAKRGGYVWVQTDAAVIYDSRSGQPQSVICVNYILSGLEESEVIFSLEQTESLLKPRPSVATATPDDAHLLFTELWEEPDELARLAPEPGDDIIALDFESSDRELEQFDVLPVYWAPLGYGAERCGTQTPSPTPFRGYPNQGSCETSTESCEVTSFSDSEPPEENPHSQPVLLIEPMFEPREQNQDKSQEDLSKLDLETLAPYIPMDDEDFQLTPINEGAEEWGSGQGEVGEASCFTLPSLELREERYTAPTFQGTNLPKHPSFGSPLCPQVPPRSQQRGVLWPSDPPFSRAINGTPQRPNWLQQTPCSARTSTNITLQETRNTLEEYFHGNSCRVNGTLSLSNSLKRRPQTSVSQSSQSNTECTCEHLGEPIHWKRIKLPLRTNQNTACIPQTEGDACWWSSGQTPCHWQTDQRGTVPWGPWAGAATAGTADHCSATQPPDPTPWKPELSSCLLSSPADRSVLPVLTRWECEVNAPLTAASRLLHGSEILRVLDQLCPD is encoded by the exons ATGTTCACAGAGCTGGCACTGCAGCTGCCCCTGCCCCACAGCACTGCCCTCCACCTGGACAAGGCGTCCATCGTGAGACTGACCCTGAGCTACCTGCGACTGCGAGCCCTGCTGGACACAG CAGGTGCAGGTGACCGCAAGGCGGACAGTGAGGACAGAGACACAGTCCTGGGGGCGTCGATAGAGGGGTTCCTGCTGCTCATCTCCCAGAGCGGCCACATCGTGTACACCTCCGAGGCCGTGGCCAGCCACGTGGGCATCCACCAG ATGGAGCTTATCGGGCAGAGTGTTTTTGAGTTCATCCACCCCTGTGACCAGGACGAAATGAACGAGGCTCTGAACTCTAAGCAAG AGCCCTCAGTGGTGGGGAGAAGGCGGGACTGTGACTTCTTCCTGAGAATGAAGTGCACTCTGACCAATCAGGGCCGCACTGTCAACCTCAAATCAGCTTCCTGGAAA GTCCTGCACTGCACAGGCCACTTGAAGCTGCCCTGCCCCTCACAGACCCCCTACGGGACCCCCAAGGGCTGCCTGGTCCTGCTTTGTGAGCCCGTGCCGGTCCCCAGCAGCAGTGACTGCAGCCTGAACCCCAACACCTTCCTGACTCGACACAGCATGGACATGAGCTTCACCTACTGCCACCCTAG GGTGAAGGATTTGCTGGGTTATGAGGAaggtgagctgctgggacgcTCAGTGTATGAGTTCTGCCACGCTGTGGACACGGACCACGTCAGGAGGACTCACCACAGCC TGCTCAGTAAAGGCCAGTCCTCCACCGGTCTCTACCGTCTCCTGGCCAAAAGGGGCGGCTACGTGTGGGTGCAGACCGACGCAGCGGTCATCTACGACAGCCGGAGCGGTCAGCCACAGAGCGTGATCTGTGTCAACTACATCCTGAG TGGTCTGGAGGAATCGgaggtgattttctcattggagCAGACAGAGTCTCTTCTCAAGCCCCGCCCCTCCGTCGCCACGGCAACACCCGACGACGCCCACCTGCTCTTCACCGAGCTGTGGGAGGAGCCCGATGAGCTGGCACGACTGGCACCCGAGCCTGGCGATGACATCATAGCGCTGGACTTCGAGAGCAGCGACAGGG AGTTGGAGCAGTTTGATGTCCTCCCGGTCTACTGGGCTCCCCTGGGGTACGGGGCAGAGCGCTGTGGGACACAGACCCCCTCCCCAACCCCCTTCAGGGGGTACCCCAACCAGGGGTCCTGCGAGACATCAACAGAAAGCTGCGAGGTCACTTCCTTTTCT GATTCCGAACCCCCAGAGGAGAACCCACACAGCCAGCCGGTCCTGCTGATAGAACCCATGTTTGAGCCGAGGGAGCAGAACCAGGATAAGAGCCAG GAGGACTTGAGTAAGCTGGACTTGGAGACCCTGGCTCCATATATCCCTATGGACGATGAAGACTTCCAGCTGACCCCCATCAATGAGGGGGCAGAGGAGTGGGGTTCGGGGCAGGGGGAGGTGGGGGAGGCCAGCTGCTTCACTCTCCCCTCCCTGGAGCTGAGAGAAGAGCGGTACACAGCCCCCACCTTTCAGGGGACCAACCTACCCAAACACCCCAGTTTCGGGAGCCCCCTCTGCCCCCAGGTTCCCCCCAGAAGTCAGCAGCGAGGGGTGCTGTGGCCCTCTGACCCCCCTTTCAGCAGGGCCATCAATGGGACCCCCCAGCGCCCAAACTGGCTTCAGCAGACCCCCTGTTCTGCAAGGACCTCTACAAATATCACACTACAAGAAACCAG GAACACATTGGAGGAGTACTTCCATGGAAACAGTTGTCGGGTGAACGGAACGCTCAGCCTTAGCAACAGCCTGAAGAGGAGACCGCAGACTTCTGTGTCCCAGTCCAGCCAGTCGAACACAGAG TGCACGTGTGAACATCTGGGGGAACCAATCCACTGGAAGAGAATCAAACTCCCTCTGAGGACCAATCAAAACACCGCCTGCATTCCACAGACGGAGGGAGACGCCTGCTGGTGGAGCTCAG GTCAGACCCCTTGTCATTGGCAGACAGATCAGAGAGGCACCGTGCCCTGGGGGCCGTGGGCAGGAGCAGCTACAGCGGGCACGGCTGACCACTGCAGTGCCACCCAGCCACCAGACCCCACTCCCTGGAAACCAG agctgtcCTCCTGTCTGCTGTCCAGTCCTGCTGACCGCTCTGTGCTGCCGGTGCTGACCCGCTGGGAGTGCGAGGTCAACGCCCCTCTGACCGCTGCGTCCCGCCTGCTTCACGGGTCCGAGATCCTCAGAGTGCTGGACCAGCTGTGTCCAGACTGA